Within Seriola aureovittata isolate HTS-2021-v1 ecotype China chromosome 12, ASM2101889v1, whole genome shotgun sequence, the genomic segment agtcctcgctgcagttggccccggttcgagtcccgcatcggacggcccttactgcatgtcattccccctctctctgcctcctcatttcctgtctctctccactatcctgtccaataaaggcacaaaagcccaaaaacatatctttaaaaaaaaaaaaagaacatgtcaAACGTGTCACAGAAACCCCCGACTCTCCTCAAAGACATGTTGCCCCACCTGGTCCCAACCTCTCAAACTGATTTTCAACCCAAAAATCCCAaggccaccccccccccccttatttCTTTTGCCCCTGAAGAATTTGAACAAATTACCCCCATATGTGTCTGAAGGAGCCCCATGGGAAAGGGACCAAGAAGAATATACTGCTGACAGAACACAAACGTTGACTCCATCAAACATTGCGAGCGCCGTGCTCTGATGCTCTCCATATGTTCACCTGGCACCAGCAGCCATTTGCTGACAGCACAGCAACATCTCCCCAGTGAGGCTCTTTATCTTCTTATGCCACATGTTGTGCAGTATCTGAGATGAGGAGTCGCATGGAGGTTCGTCATGCTTGTTGCTATCACCAGTGAGGTAACACGTGAGCATATagaggagggtgtgtgtttcctcaggcCTTCAAACGATAAGGTAGCGGAGAGATAACAAAGATTCAATGTGACagtcaaatgtaaatgttttgcatgtaCACTGTAATGGTGGTGAGCAAAATCCCAGAACCCTTGTACAGGGCCTCAAGTGTTTTAAGCCAGTAACCAGAGTAACGGCAGAAAGGGGAAGCGTGAGACAGGACAGAAAAAtggtgtaaagaaaaaaaaagagcaaagagcaAGATGGGGTACAACTTTCCCCCTGTGATTAACTTAAGTTTCAGGTACCACATTCATTCTCACTAAAACCTGTATTGCCTTTGGCATCTGGCCAGAGGCTTTTGACCTTGTTCACCTTCTTTCTCATGTCATTCGGCAGGCGCTCAGTTATGGCCTTTCAGGTAACTCAGAGAAAGATCACTTACAGATTGCCTTCCCGTCACTTAAAGTGAAAAATCACCCAATCAAGTACGGctacagtagggtccaaaagttTGAGACCAATGCGGTctgagacttttggaccccactgtatatatttCACACAGTCATCAATGTGTCTGCAGCTGTAGTCCTCCTTCAATGCTGACCTCCAGCATCAGGAATGTGTGATTCAGCGGGGGAGGGAAAGGGTGGACTGCTGCTATCTGGGGAGCTCCAAGCTGTACTATAACAGAGCTGCGGGCTGATCCAGAGGAATCCTGTCAGTGGTTCTGCCTCTTCCCCAGGCGTCTCTAACACCACAACATGCACAGAGACAGTGAGGGGGAGAGATCATCAAGGATTTGACAACAACAGACTCTCTGAGTAGAAGTGGCGCTATTAAATTGCAGGGGGTTTCATTGTATGGCTTTCCATTTGGACCCATTACTCAGCTGTTAGACAGGTTGTTGGGTGGTGATTACAGAGTTAGAAATCCAACAGCCCCGTCCGTATCAGACTGAAGAAATGTAGAATAGTGTGACTGCTTGGCAATGTctactgttgttgctgtgctgcaggaCAATGACACTCACAAGTaaacatatgtttttttcatgtcagtgtgttcaaGAAGGGACCCCCTTGTAGTTGCATAGTTTGAACATggttaaaaatgtcattcttAATCACACTCTAAATGCTGACATGTTTGGTTATTGCCTTTATTATCCTGATATTTAAATCACAGGGTTAAACCTCAGATATGAAAGTAATTtccaggtttaaaaaaaacagtttcatgtGATGACTCCAGTCTGTTCTGGTAACCTGTGTATTTAAGGCTGCTCtagtcaatatttttattttcacaataggtgaaattattatatatataatagcataatatataataataataatatgtcttacatatatatacatataagcAGTCACTTAAAATGACTCTCCCTCAATTTAACCTGTTTTTgctccttgttttggttttacagcctgaaacttttctctcttctgctgTTTGTATTTATCGTTATTCTTAAAATGAGATCCAGCTTTAATGGATACGCTTATATTTTCTCCCTGTGGTATCAGTATTGATTTTGATCTTATTCGATTTTGCTGCATTCTGAGTACACGTATGCAGTATTGATTATTGCTTATGTTATTTGAGATAAGACATGCCTAATGTAGTTTCTGTATGTATTGATTTCATATTGGTATTTTACTATGGACAGTATATTGATatctctgagctgctgatgaAGTCTGAGTTATGTAGTAATAATGGATGTTATTGATGACTTTTATGCAATGTGATCTGATGTTATTTGGAGACTATATTGGCTCTTGGTTCACCCCATCTATATCAATGAGGGTATTGATACACTTCTCTGACAATACTATAATAATTTTGTTGTATAAATCAGGTACTAATAACATACATGTTGGTTCCTACTGGTACTTAAAAAACTTGCAGTGGAAGAATCTTGTGTTGTATTACCAATGTCTccaacataatttatttttgtttgaaatatcCATCACCTATCAAAAATGGATAGGTATATTTGGTCAGGTAGCAAGCGGAGGAACACGTCACTATATCTGACTAACAAACCTAATCGTTGCTACAGTAACAGAGGTCAGTCTCTACCATTATGTCGTGTATAAAGGCACCAGCCTAGTTGCAGGTACAATGCTGACATACTCAAAATTTAGTCAtaattgaaaaatataataatttggGGTCTaaatcatttcagtgtgtgGGGGACTAAAATCTGGATATAtgacagtttttaaaaacaactgtaaCAACTGTTTCCAGCATGTTTGCTTTTCCATGAAAGAATGGAGAAGTCCGATGGTGCGTTCAATGACATCTCCAAAGGTTCACAATATTAACAGAGAAATAGATGTGAGTGAAcaaaatttcacataaaaacCTTGTCTTGTTCAATATCCTTtagaaagaaacaacaacacttAACACATAAGCAAAATTTATACTTAACCTCTTCACCCCTGCTGGTTATTCTGGAAGTTCATTATTACAAACACAGGATGTGTGGAAATCAGTGTGAGCCCCATAGTGTAGTCAAGATTACAGAATTAATAAAGACGCAAAATGGAAGCCTCTTCCATGGAAATGTATACAAATggtatttaatataatataagaatTTGATAGATGGCAATAAAGTAAGttaaaactgacactgaaataaGATTCAACAATAtctaaatgaaaatgagaaataagCGCACACCATCACCAGAATTATCAGAACTCTTTCATGTGGTGCAACTTGTGTAATTTCTTCGAGATGTGAATTTTTTTTCGTAGGAATGATAGGACATAAGGGGTTTAAAAATCTCTTCCTTTTGGCACCCGGCTCTTGAGCTCCTCCTAACCTGCGGCGATGGAAACACCAGAGTGATGCCTGGCCGTTCTCCTGGGCTCTGGAAGGAAAATCCTGTTTAACGTCTCCACAATAACATTCCCTGGGGTTATTTATTCAGGAATGTTAATGTGCTTAGAATCTACTGGCCCCTGTGGCCTCTGACACAGGCTCCTCCGGGCTTTCCTATCAAGCTTTCGATCAGGCACAGCACAAGCTCTTTGGTGCCGCTGCCGTCTGTTTAAACAACAAAGATTGATGCAGCAGGAATCTATTGATGACCCTGCAGTCAGACAACATGGgctgtctgtttgtgtaaaacCTGCCTCTGTGCATTCAcactgtgtgcatctgtgttatTGTTCTGCCTCAGTTTGACATTACAATGTGCACACATGTAAGTAAACCTTCTCAGTGGAAGGTCATGGATTCGCAGTATGCCTCTCATGAactgtaaatactgtgtgtgtatatatgtctTTAGAGCTCCAGGATCTGTGCTTTATGTCATGgttttaataaacacaacatgatTACAGGATGTAAATGTGCCTCTCTATACACATGAGATCCATTACTTTTCCACACTCATTTAATCTCACTGTAGGTTCCTAAATGGAAACAGATGCACACAGCAGCATGATCACCTAACTGAAAATCCATGTGCAGTGCGAGTTATTAACTATTTCCCTTTTAATCTTGTGCCTTTCTTTAGATATGTCAGTTAGACCCTTAAAGGTAAAGTTTGACATTAGAGGAAAtatacttatttgctttctggctgagagttagatgagaagattgacaacAATAATGTTTGccataaatatgaagctactgcaGCAGCTGGCTAACTTAGCAAAGCTAGGCAGAATCAGCCTCATTTAAGCACGTCTCTGAAGGCAGGTTGAATCAGCTCTACTATGACtttaaatgaggaaatgaaaagtgttCTCAAATTGCACATTTGACATGTGAAGATTTCCATTCTTGAGAGCTTATTTTCCTTGGGAGACTTGTACGAACCTCTGAGTTTTTTCTGGCCTAATTATGCTGTAAAAATCCAGGTGTCCCGACCCTCCCTGACCGGCTTTGTTTGCATGTGAGGACCTTCCACAGGCCATGTGAACCTGAAGGATTTCCTGGCCCAGTACCCTCATTTGTAATGCTGTTTTTCTGACCCTCGCCTCAgcgcatgcaaacacacacgccaCGCTTCAGGCTTATTCACAGGGGAATCAGGCTATAATATGAGGATGTTAAAATATCTACTCCTCTTTTCTGATTACGCAAGACTTCAGATCTGATGCAGTCTATGTGGtttcatgtctgtctctctgctcttcacatTTTTTCAGGTGGTTTGGCAGAAATTTAGGGCAATTCCCCTAGTAAACCCCATATCCTCTCAATGAATCATGGTAAATCACACTTAATTGCACCGACAGATGCAGTAAAAATCTTATCTGCTCATAATGCTGGCCTTTCAATGGCATGCACATTTCGaccattttttaatgtttgtgtaaGTTTATGATTTCCCTAAAACTGGAAGTCAGAGGCCCTGACTCGTAAAAAACGTAATTCTTTCtgtgtgaaacatttttatgattagTCTCTACCTCATGTAACGCTGACCCCAGGGTCAGAGCTGCCCTGAAAACACTTGCTTCAATGTGGGGCATATTTTACAGCACCCCCCGGGATTGCAgtaacctgttttttttttttaaatatacttttttatttcagcttctCACTCGCTTTTTCATTCCAAGAAATTACAAGAATGCAGCGTCAAGTATGACAAATCTGCTTTCAGTATTACGTCTCTCTCGGATGAAATCATGGAACATGTTCGCAGCAGGTTTGTCAAGAAATTTGGACAATTAATGGCCGAGGGTCTCCtataaaattacagaaaacatATTCTTTATGATTCTTAAATAGATGAGATGACCTCAGAGTATTGACTTAGGCTCAGCTTTCAGGGTTTCTGTGAGTACGGCGGCCTCGTCGCTGAAACTGGATCCGTACTCCtaagaaaacagatttaatgaatgaaatccCAGAGGTGCAGAAATCAGGCTTGATTGCTCAGCGCCTGAGAATGTCATCAGCTGCCCGAGTGCTTAGAAATGTTGAATGTCTGCTGCCATCTAAAGGCCATTTTAGAGAAAAGAAgccatttaaataaaaaataataaaaaaaaaaaaaaaaaaaaaaaacaacaaacaaacatcaataaCAACGTGTCAAAAGAAGCAATAAGTTCTGACCAAAAGTCAGAGAGTGTGAAGCTGAGCAGATGCCTTTCAATAGCTAATGTGGAGGGAATATTAATGTTTCCTATTATGTCCATTGAAAGTGAAGGGAAATCCATTTAGAGCTTTAAATGACAGACATTATTGGCTGTTTGTATTTAATCTCTTCAAAGCTTCTTGGCTTTCTTACTCAACTTGCTATTTGGTTTTGCCTTATTGAAGTTTAGCCGATGGTTTCCAATCATTTCTGGTCATACACAGTGTAAAccctgtgaaaaacaacagcttctgGCAGATTGTTGATGTATTTCAGCTCAGAATATGCCAAACAAAGGTTATTGGTCATTAGTAATGATGCTGTAAATGCAATACAAATGTTCTTTAACCAACGTGTTTCAGCATATATGTGTAAagtgtctctctcctcttgtttcagCTCCAACTGTTCATTTTTGAatgcaaaataaactttttaatccaaaatggatgaaaagtgaaaaattgatggatgaaaagtgaaaaagtgaatAGACTCCTTTTTTGAAATGCACAAAGATACGTGTTGCAACAAAATCCGACCTGACATCTGTTCACTCTCCACCTGGGAGCTGCTCAGTATTACCACAGCGCTGCGCTGGGGACGGGGGATTCTGTTGCACTGCTGAGATTTAAGAGTGTAAGTGACTGAATTTTATGAGCCTCTAAACTGTGGAGTAACCCACTGAGGGAGGTGAGGCTATAGGCTGgtaaaatgttgatgttttaaatCACGTGAGTGAGATCATGACTCATTCTTTAAACCAGCGCTAGTCTAAAATAAAACTTGACAGCTTTTGGGAAATTACAACTTGTATTTATGGTTGTCTTTGTTGGGTTAATTAATCCTGTTTCTGCAAATATGTATTAATTTTAAcacttttagtttatttttttatcaacactgttttcacagactGAAGAGCGTCTCTAAACTGCCAGAAACCACTGCACGTGCCGATGATTTGTTCATTACGTTATTACTTGTGTTAATTATATTCTGTATAAAACAGTTGGACAGTGTTGCAGCAGACTGACTCTCTGTGGTGGATGCAGCAGCGTTTGTCTCCCTCTACAGTGACCAGAGGTAAAAACCCTCCTCAAGGTTTCCTGCAGTAAAACAGCCTCCACCCACTGTCTGACTTTTACTGCCAGATATCTCAGAGCGTATTCCTCTGTGGGCTCATCTTAGTTTTCTGTAAGCTAGTGAAGCATTGTAAACGTATTTTCACACATGCATTCTGCAGGTTGCTTcaccttctgctgctgctgccgcttcatcagtgtgtgttacaCGCCCCTCATACAAACTTCTCTCAACCTCCATCAAGAGTGGGAGGAAGTTCCCATAACTGTTGCCCTGATTTCAAAGGGCATTGATATGGGGCAAGATGACATgcgaataaaaataaatcatctatTTGAGTGGGTGGCAGATGTTAGCTGCTTATTTGGCTCATGTCTGTGTCTAAATGTGGATTCAGTGCAACAGTGCTGGCCTCTCTCCTTCCACCCAGTCTCTTTGGAAAGTCCGAAGGAGGTCCAGGCCACACGGTACAAAGGTAAcagattatttttaatcataaatAGAACAATGTCtcatatacatatttgtataaGGCAAAGAAAACAGTTCTCTAACATTTGATCACTGTTTtttccccacagacacacatcagcTGTGCTTCCTACTTTGTTTAATGAATTTATCTGGGACTGAACTTCTCAGGATTCAGTGTAAGTTTTTCTTTATGCCTCCCACAAGTTAAATATTATTACATCCACACATTATGTGGACATGTTGCCATGAGTACATTTGACACAGGAGCTGACCCCAGGATGAGTTCAGATTTGAATACCTACCAGCACTGTAATGTATACACAGCATTAGGCTGTGTATATCCCATAGTCTGCATTACATTGAGCATAACTGCAGTTATTGGTTTACTGGCTATAGTCACATTTTGATGTAATATTTTTGATAGGATGTTAACCTGTATAtgggcttgtttgtttttcatgtggtGCAATCAGGGTTTAATTTGTTGGACTAGACCAGTAACACCCTGTTGATTAGACTAATCAAGGTAATAAAGACAGTCAGTCATCGTTTCACTGGTTTGGAATATGTAATGCAATCATTGGTGCACACAGGTGTCACTGCAGCCTCTCCATGTGACTCCGCGTGGAATGAAACTCAAACTCCCCCACCATTGTTCCACACAAAGAGCATTTCCACTTTCCAGCATCATGTTCTGGGCCACATACCAGTAATACCTCTGTAGTGTGAATGGTGACAGCCGTCAGCTCGTTCACACTTCCAGCGTTTTCACTGCTCGTTCTGCGCTTCTGTGGCGAAGTTTGTCTTTCACCATCATGGTTTAATGTGGAGAGTTCAGGAATATAGcgtgagtgactgagtgtgtgtgtgtgtgtgtgtgtgtgtgtgtgcgtgtgtatgtgtgtgtgtgcgcgcgtgaaagagagagagagtgtaattTCACACAGTGGAAGTTGGAAAGGTGAAGTGACTTTACGCACAAACTCCTCTCCATCCAAAGAGCGGGAATACTTGGAAGTAAAagagtgtggaggaggaggaggacgaggaggagaaggagggatggCGGAGGAAAGACTCGACGATTCGTTTCCAGAGCTGAAAGAGGTGGAAAATAAGATCGGGAGGAAAACACCGGAGAGTCTTCTGATGTGGATGAGGGATGCTGCGGACTGCGGAGACGGCTGGAGGTCTGATGTGGTCGACAACGGAGACCACAGCTCCGAACTCAGCGGTGGCTTTTCTGACAAGATCAGCAGCTTAAAACAAGAGATGGTAAAGATTTCTACTGTTTTCTCAGCAGTTCATTTCTCCTATGAAACAGTGAGTGTTTACACATGCCTCCAAGTGAGAAAGACAGTTTCCCTTGTGTTTTGTAGTGACTCAGCCTTGATTTTATACTGCATGAACCTGTGCATCTTATTTCAGCAACAACTGCTGAAACAGTGGTTTCGAGAAACGTCAAAAAGTGTGAGCCACTTCACCTGCTCATTTTTTATTCCTAATGACAGGCGCTGTCACCTGCACCCCCACCacacctctcacctgtctcacctccaTTCACTCTACACATTCTGGTCCTGGGCTGGATTCCTCTGCTCATTCTCCGCCACCTTTGCTCCTCCCTCATTCCTCTCACGTCTTTCTTTCATATATTGCActcaaatgaacacacacaagcaaggggttgggtgggtgggtggggggtcaAGTGTGTTCTTACAAGGGGACCCTCAAGCCGAACGAGCCGCATgcatgggggggtggggggtggggggtgattCAGTAAAAGCCCAAACTTGCATCTTAGTTCAGGCCCACAGGTGAATACCGTGCACACCTGTGTTCTGTAATTCTCCACGCTGTCCACGCAGAGGTGGCTACGTTCTGCAGACGTAAGGATTCTGCGTCAGCTGGTGGCCGTGCACGAGGGTATCGAGGCCATGCGTTGGCTGATGGAGGAGCGGGGAGCCTTAGTCAGTCGAGGCAGCAGCTTGACAGGCAGCCTGAGCAGCCTGGTCACTGTGGAGGAGGGGCCCTCAGGGACCCCCTGCAGGTAAGAGATGTTAGTCTGTCAGGTGCACAGGAGCCTGTTCTCATTGAAAAGCTGCATATATGTCCAGATAAGAGACCCATAAACATCAAATTCACTGTAAACTTAACCAACACAGTTTCATCTCACATCAAGAGTCaccatttttgacatttggtTGTCTGAACTATGTATGACTGTGAATTTTCAGGATATGAAAAATGTGTACTTTCCCTCGAATATCATACAAACTCATGTAAGTAAAACATAAACCAGCAGTCAAGTGAAACCCTTGAATGTAAGCTTTCCAAACATCTATTCAAATGTCCACAAAGTAAATGTTTCCAGATTTTAGGGGAGGGTTTCCTGTCACATGTCAGAGAGAAAGCTTATACCTCTATTTACAAGTCCCACAGTTTGCTAGATTTCCATGAAGTGTAGTTGTGTGCGTTCAGCACAATTAGCTGACGCAGCATCCTCTCAAAGCTGAAACCAAAAGACTGAGTTTCCATAATAGTAAATTAGTGAATTTTGTGTGTTAACTTGTGATTATGAATTTAAAGCAAAAACCCAGAAAAGCTTTAAGCTGAATCGTGCTGGATGAAGCTTTAACGCCTTTTTTGGTTTTAGGGCTCATACTCTACTCCACATGTGGCTCAATATTTCTAGTGTTGCCCCCATAGGGAAAGCCCCAGTCCAACCTGCCCCCACACTGATGATGGTGATTCAGACCACAAGAGCTACTTTGACGTGCTGAGCCCCGAGTCTACTGAAGCGAGACCTCACAGTCCTTCCAACTTCAACTCTGAAGTCAGTGGTTCCACACATGGCAGGCATGGTCTGGCATCGTCTAATCCTGCCAATGGCTCGGTTGGTGCCAGTTTACAAAAGTCACAACCGCAGGACTTGGACATGGATCCATTTGAAGATGTGAAAGCTGGCACCATCAGAAGAGCTCTGCTCAGATCTAACAGACCAAGAAATAAAGTGGATACTGGTAGTCTTACCCTGGCCCAAGAGTCCggggagacacagacagaagacagtCTGCCTCAGGAGAGTTTCGATGCCTCTCAGAGCAAGATGATGGAAGAGGAAAGCAGTCCACCTGATGGCGAGAAGTTGTTGCTGGGGTACGATGCTCAATGGTGCTGGGTGGAGTCACAGGATgatgtgacgtttttatgatttctgtAAGCTGCTACACCTCAACCGTTAATGTAACTGACAGCAATGCAGTGGGATTTAAAATGCACTTTGATACTCAGTGTATCCTGTTAGAATAAGAATGATGATGCTTAACGACGAATATGTCACTTTTAGACTCACTCTGTCAATGGTTTTGTttacactgtttgtgtttttcattatctATGTGTATTTTAGGAGTTTCAAACcacataaattacaaaaaaatgtaatgaaattatgaatattatggcttttttttcttttttgtttaaaagaaatgatagaaaCCTCCATTCTTGGCTGAAAAATGTTCTAGACACTGGGGATTTAATTATTAGTATGACATATACAGGATTAAGAACTTCTTCCTTTTATTGTATGAAAAAATGCAATTATTGATAAAAAGTTACAGTAGTTAATTATTTCAGATACTTTTTCTCTCATATATTGTCCAGTCTTGATGAAATCTTTCACGCTTTAAGTTAATATGGATACTATGACACAACGAGATATAGTGAGGATTCAAGATGATGCTGTTGTTCTGCTTAAATTGTTATGCAATGAGCTTATTATATCTTTTGGTAATAAAGAAGGCAAAAATGTCTTCATTGATGTTCTTGCTTGTGTCTCAACCCAAACAGTAGAAAAGTATGAATGtgctgagtgagtgtgtgcttgtgtaaaattaaaaatgtcattagatGTTGGACATTAGTGATGCTGAAACGAGTCTTAATCAGGACAGTTAACACAAAGGGTCTCTGTTCTGATGGGCCAGAGCTGccttgtttgtttctctcaaaCTTGTGTAGTATTTTTGAATATTATCATCATATTTCACACATGCGCAGTATCCATGGCTTAATATATATTCTACTTAATTCATTTTGTGTATTAAGTTTTGCGTTATTTCCACAAAGCTGTTGTTTATGACGGTGAAATTGTCGTTGTGCAGGTGTTTCATGTGTGCGATGTTAACGATGTTATCATTTCCGACAGACCGCAAAGGCAGCATCGACGTCTTTCCTTGCGTCATGTATTCCCCCATATCAATCAGGAAGTGTTGTGCCCGTAAAATGATTAGCGATAGGTTAGTGTGACATTACAGGTGGATAAAGGACGATGTAATGGTTCAGACAGTCGGACTGGAAACATGGAAGTTTGTTTTCTACGCGGTCTCCTCTTCGTCGTCCTGGCGGCTGTGACATTAGGAGACGGTAAGTGTTTCCGGGAGAAAGAGCGAAGTCAGAGGGAGCAGGTATTAGCATGTTTGCTAACTCTCACGGCTTGTTGGTTTAATTATGGAGGATACATATTGCGTAATCTGCGCCCTGTAAAATTCTTTCACACAACTTTCACATtcatatgttatatatattatttattcagccGTACGTTGACAGCTTGGTGAGAAGGTGACACCATGAATCTTTCCAGTATTTTTCAGTCAACCGTAGTGCTGATCGGTTATTTAACTTAGTCAAAGTTGACTGTTTTTGCttgacattaaataaaatttagCCCTTTTAACCATCTGCTCCATGTTCTTCATGGCGACTGTCTAACGTTGTCAGCTTTGCTGTCCGCCTTTCTTCAACCCCCTGGTTGTATTTACTCaatgtgtagtttttttttttttttttaaataatgtttacaTTAACGTAGAATTAATCAGCAATTATTTTGAGAATCAAATAagtgttttagtcattttttaagcaaaaatgccaaacattttctgtttctagCTTCTTAAATATGATGATTTGATTGCTTTCCTGTGtcacacacaataataaatttaatattttatagtttttggGCTGTTATCCAGAcgaaacaagacatttgaagttGTCACTTTGGTCTCTAGGAAGTTAAAACTGGCATTTGCACCATTTATTGTCGTTTTATGGATCAATAAAATAAGCTGAATAAttgatagtaataataattgtttgttGCAGCCAAAGTGATTTCTACCTGTGCAGTCCCTACATTGTTAAAGAGACATAATTAAACATGATTACAACTTGATTACAAGGAACTGAAAGAAGTAAATTGCCATGTGATTTGAATTGCCATGTGTcatacagtgaaaacattttgtcctGCAGATGGACAGGTGACGTTCGTATCAGAGCTGTCATCCAAACCAGCTCAGAAGTTGTCAAAGTATGGCTGGTACGGAAACGTGAGGCTGCAGAGGTTTCATATACCAGAGGAGACCGCCATCGCTCGCTGGCTGTTCTCCGTCACCAAGGGCCACAACTTCAACTGTGGACAGCACAATGTCACCATGTAAGAAAATTAGTTATTTATCAGAGAGAAATCCACTCTCGTCCACTGCTTTTCAAAATCTTTAGT encodes:
- the LOC130178380 gene encoding leucine rich adaptor protein 1-like isoform X1, producing the protein MCVCARVKERESVISHSGSWKGEVTLRTNSSPSKEREYLEVKECGGGGGRGGEGGMAEERLDDSFPELKEVENKIGRKTPESLLMWMRDAADCGDGWRSDVVDNGDHSSELSGGFSDKISSLKQEMRWLRSADVRILRQLVAVHEGIEAMRWLMEERGALVSRGSSLTGSLSSLVTVEEGPSGTPCRESPSPTCPHTDDGDSDHKSYFDVLSPESTEARPHSPSNFNSEVSGSTHGRHGLASSNPANGSVGASLQKSQPQDLDMDPFEDVKAGTIRRALLRSNRPRNKVDTGSLTLAQESGETQTEDSLPQESFDASQSKMMEEESSPPDGEKLLLGYDAQWCWVESQDDVTFL
- the LOC130178380 gene encoding leucine rich adaptor protein 1-like isoform X2, coding for MAEERLDDSFPELKEVENKIGRKTPESLLMWMRDAADCGDGWRSDVVDNGDHSSELSGGFSDKISSLKQEMRWLRSADVRILRQLVAVHEGIEAMRWLMEERGALVSRGSSLTGSLSSLVTVEEGPSGTPCRESPSPTCPHTDDGDSDHKSYFDVLSPESTEARPHSPSNFNSEVSGSTHGRHGLASSNPANGSVGASLQKSQPQDLDMDPFEDVKAGTIRRALLRSNRPRNKVDTGSLTLAQESGETQTEDSLPQESFDASQSKMMEEESSPPDGEKLLLGYDAQWCWVESQDDVTFL